From Macaca mulatta isolate MMU2019108-1 chromosome 3, T2T-MMU8v2.0, whole genome shotgun sequence, the proteins below share one genomic window:
- the STX1A gene encoding syntaxin-1A (The RefSeq protein has 2 substitutions compared to this genomic sequence), with product MKDRTQELRTAKDSDDDDDVTVTVDRDRFMDEFFEQVEEIRGFIDKIAENVEEVKRKHSAILASPNPDEKTKEELEELMSDIKKTANKVRSKLKSIEQPIEQEAGLNRSSADLRIRKTQHSTLSRKFVEVMSEYNATQSDYRERCKGRIQRQLEITGRTTTSEELEDMLESGNPAIFASGIIMDSSISKQALSEIETRHSEIIKLENSIRELHDMFMDMAMLVESQGEMIDRIEYNVEHAVDYVERAVSDTKKAVKYQSKARRKKIMIIICCVILGIVIASTVGGIFA from the exons ATGAAGGACCGAACCCAGGAGCTCCGCACG GCCAAGGACagcgatgatgatgatgatgtcacTGTCACCGTGGACCGAGACCGCTTCATGGATGAGTTCTTTGAACAG GTGGAGGAGATTCGAGGCTTCATTGACAAGATCGCAGAGAACGTGGAGGAGGTGAAGCGGAAGCACAGTGCCATCCTGGCCTCCCCCAACCCCGATGAGA AGACGAAGGAGGAGCTGGAAGAACTCATGTCCGACATAAAGAAGACAGCAAACAAAGTTCGTTCCAAGTTAAAGA GCATCGAGCAGTCCATCGAGCAAGAGGAAGGCCTGAACCGCTCCTCTGCTGACCTGAGGATCCGGAAGACACAG CACTCCACGCTGTCCAGAAAGTTTGTGGAGGTCATGTCGGAGTACAACGCCACGCAGTCCGACTACCGCGAGCGCTGCAAGGGCCGTATCCAGAGGCAGCTGGAGATCA CCGGCAGGACCACGACCAGTGAGGAGCTGGAGGACATGCTGGAGAGTGGGAACCCCGCCATCTTTGCATCTGGG ATCATCATGGACTCCAGCATCTCAAAGCAGGCTCTGAGCGAAATTGAGACGCGGCACAGCGAGATCATCAAGCTGGAGAACAGCATCCGTGAGCTGCACGACATGTTCATGGACATGGCCATGCTTGTGGAGAGCCAG GGGGAGATGATTGACAGGATCGAGTACAACGTGGAACACGCGGTAGACTACGTGGAGAGGGCCGTGTCTGACACCAAGAAAGCCGTCAAGTACCAGAGCAAGGCGCGCCGG AAGAAAATCATGATCATCATctgctgtgtgatcctgggcatCGTCATCGCCTCCACTGTCGGGGGCATCTTCGCCTAG
- the STX1A gene encoding syntaxin-1A isoform X2, producing MKDRTQELRTAKDSDDDDDVTVTVDRDRFMDEFFEQVEEIRGFIDKIAENVEEVKRKHSAILASPNPDEKTKEELEELMSDIKKTANKVRSKLKSIEQSIEQEEGLNRSSADLRIRKTQHSTLSRKFVEVMSEYNATQSDYRERCKGRIQRQLEITGRTTTSEELEDMLESGNPAIFASGIIMDSSISKQALSEIETRHSEIIKLENSIRELHDMFMDMAMLVESQGEMIDRIEYNVEHAVDYVERAVSDTKKAVKYQSKARRKIMIIICCVILGIVIASTVGGIFA from the exons ATGAAGGACCGAACCCAGGAGCTCCGCACG GCCAAGGACagcgatgatgatgatgatgtcacTGTCACCGTGGACCGAGACCGCTTCATGGATGAGTTCTTTGAACAG GTGGAGGAGATTCGAGGCTTCATTGACAAGATCGCAGAGAACGTGGAGGAGGTGAAGCGGAAGCACAGTGCCATCCTGGCCTCCCCCAACCCCGATGAGA AGACGAAGGAGGAGCTGGAAGAACTCATGTCCGACATAAAGAAGACAGCAAACAAAGTTCGTTCCAAGTTAAAGA GCATCGAGCAGTCCATCGAGCAAGAGGAAGGCCTGAACCGCTCCTCTGCTGACCTGAGGATCCGGAAGACACAG CACTCCACGCTGTCCAGAAAGTTTGTGGAGGTCATGTCGGAGTACAACGCCACGCAGTCCGACTACCGCGAGCGCTGCAAGGGCCGTATCCAGAGGCAGCTGGAGATCA CCGGCAGGACCACGACCAGTGAGGAGCTGGAGGACATGCTGGAGAGTGGGAACCCCGCCATCTTTGCATCTGGG ATCATCATGGACTCCAGCATCTCAAAGCAGGCTCTGAGCGAAATTGAGACGCGGCACAGCGAGATCATCAAGCTGGAGAACAGCATCCGTGAGCTGCACGACATGTTCATGGACATGGCCATGCTTGTGGAGAGCCAG GGGGAGATGATTGACAGGATCGAGTACAACGTGGAACACGCGGTAGACTACGTGGAGAGGGCCGTGTCTGACACCAAGAAAGCCGTCAAGTACCAGAGCAAGGCGCGCCGG AAAATCATGATCATCATctgctgtgtgatcctgggcatCGTCATCGCCTCCACTGTCGGGGGCATCTTCGCCTAG
- the STX1A gene encoding syntaxin-1A isoform X3: MKDRTQELRTAKDSDDDDDVTVTVDRDRFMDEFFEQVEEIRGFIDKIAENVEEVKRKHSAILASPNPDEKTKEELEELMSDIKKTANKVRSKLKSIEQSIEQEEGLNRSSADLRIRKTQHSTLSRKFVEVMSEYNATQSDYRERCKGRIQRQLEITGRTTTSEELEDMLESGNPAIFASGIIMDSSISKQALSEIETRHSEIIKLENSIRELHDMFMDMAMLVESQTTWRGPCLTPRKPSSTRARRAGRKS, from the exons ATGAAGGACCGAACCCAGGAGCTCCGCACG GCCAAGGACagcgatgatgatgatgatgtcacTGTCACCGTGGACCGAGACCGCTTCATGGATGAGTTCTTTGAACAG GTGGAGGAGATTCGAGGCTTCATTGACAAGATCGCAGAGAACGTGGAGGAGGTGAAGCGGAAGCACAGTGCCATCCTGGCCTCCCCCAACCCCGATGAGA AGACGAAGGAGGAGCTGGAAGAACTCATGTCCGACATAAAGAAGACAGCAAACAAAGTTCGTTCCAAGTTAAAGA GCATCGAGCAGTCCATCGAGCAAGAGGAAGGCCTGAACCGCTCCTCTGCTGACCTGAGGATCCGGAAGACACAG CACTCCACGCTGTCCAGAAAGTTTGTGGAGGTCATGTCGGAGTACAACGCCACGCAGTCCGACTACCGCGAGCGCTGCAAGGGCCGTATCCAGAGGCAGCTGGAGATCA CCGGCAGGACCACGACCAGTGAGGAGCTGGAGGACATGCTGGAGAGTGGGAACCCCGCCATCTTTGCATCTGGG ATCATCATGGACTCCAGCATCTCAAAGCAGGCTCTGAGCGAAATTGAGACGCGGCACAGCGAGATCATCAAGCTGGAGAACAGCATCCGTGAGCTGCACGACATGTTCATGGACATGGCCATGCTTGTGGAGAGCCAG ACTACGTGGAGAGGGCCGTGTCTGACACCAAGAAAGCCGTCAAGTACCAGAGCAAGGCGCGCCGG AAGAAAATCATGA
- the STX1A gene encoding syntaxin-1A isoform X4, which produces MSDIKKTANKVRSKLKSIEQSIEQEEGLNRSSADLRIRKTQHSTLSRKFVEVMSEYNATQSDYRERCKGRIQRQLEITGRTTTSEELEDMLESGNPAIFASGIIMDSSISKQALSEIETRHSEIIKLENSIRELHDMFMDMAMLVESQGEMIDRIEYNVEHAVDYVERAVSDTKKAVKYQSKARRVSSPALPKPMPQHPLGTPNHPTSLPISPLSLLSGAPHDSPLEAVTFPCLDPRRLSSPQPSP; this is translated from the exons ATGTCCGACATAAAGAAGACAGCAAACAAAGTTCGTTCCAAGTTAAAGA GCATCGAGCAGTCCATCGAGCAAGAGGAAGGCCTGAACCGCTCCTCTGCTGACCTGAGGATCCGGAAGACACAG CACTCCACGCTGTCCAGAAAGTTTGTGGAGGTCATGTCGGAGTACAACGCCACGCAGTCCGACTACCGCGAGCGCTGCAAGGGCCGTATCCAGAGGCAGCTGGAGATCA CCGGCAGGACCACGACCAGTGAGGAGCTGGAGGACATGCTGGAGAGTGGGAACCCCGCCATCTTTGCATCTGGG ATCATCATGGACTCCAGCATCTCAAAGCAGGCTCTGAGCGAAATTGAGACGCGGCACAGCGAGATCATCAAGCTGGAGAACAGCATCCGTGAGCTGCACGACATGTTCATGGACATGGCCATGCTTGTGGAGAGCCAG GGGGAGATGATTGACAGGATCGAGTACAACGTGGAACACGCGGTAGACTACGTGGAGAGGGCCGTGTCTGACACCAAGAAAGCCGTCAAGTACCAGAGCAAGGCGCGCCGGGTCAGTAGCCCGGCCCTGCCCAAGCCCATGCCCCAGCACCCATTAGGGACTCCCAACCATCCTACATCCCTCCCCATCTCACCTCTCTCCCTGCTCTCGGGAGCTCCCCATGACAGCCCCCTCGAGGCCGTCACCTTCCCCTGCTTGGATCCCCGGCGACTGTCCAGCCCTCAGCCTTCGCCGTAG
- the STX1A gene encoding syntaxin-1A isoform X1 has translation MKDRTQELRTAKDSDDDDDVTVTVDRDRFMDEFFEQVEEIRGFIDKIAENVEEVKRKHSAILASPNPDEKTKEELEELMSDIKKTANKVRSKLKSIEQSIEQEEGLNRSSADLRIRKTQHSTLSRKFVEVMSEYNATQSDYRERCKGRIQRQLEITGRTTTSEELEDMLESGNPAIFASGIIMDSSISKQALSEIETRHSEIIKLENSIRELHDMFMDMAMLVESQGEMIDRIEYNVEHAVDYVERAVSDTKKAVKYQSKARRVSSPALPKPMPQHPLGTPNHPTSLPISPLSLLSGAPHDSPLEAVTFPCLDPRRLSSPQPSP, from the exons ATGAAGGACCGAACCCAGGAGCTCCGCACG GCCAAGGACagcgatgatgatgatgatgtcacTGTCACCGTGGACCGAGACCGCTTCATGGATGAGTTCTTTGAACAG GTGGAGGAGATTCGAGGCTTCATTGACAAGATCGCAGAGAACGTGGAGGAGGTGAAGCGGAAGCACAGTGCCATCCTGGCCTCCCCCAACCCCGATGAGA AGACGAAGGAGGAGCTGGAAGAACTCATGTCCGACATAAAGAAGACAGCAAACAAAGTTCGTTCCAAGTTAAAGA GCATCGAGCAGTCCATCGAGCAAGAGGAAGGCCTGAACCGCTCCTCTGCTGACCTGAGGATCCGGAAGACACAG CACTCCACGCTGTCCAGAAAGTTTGTGGAGGTCATGTCGGAGTACAACGCCACGCAGTCCGACTACCGCGAGCGCTGCAAGGGCCGTATCCAGAGGCAGCTGGAGATCA CCGGCAGGACCACGACCAGTGAGGAGCTGGAGGACATGCTGGAGAGTGGGAACCCCGCCATCTTTGCATCTGGG ATCATCATGGACTCCAGCATCTCAAAGCAGGCTCTGAGCGAAATTGAGACGCGGCACAGCGAGATCATCAAGCTGGAGAACAGCATCCGTGAGCTGCACGACATGTTCATGGACATGGCCATGCTTGTGGAGAGCCAG GGGGAGATGATTGACAGGATCGAGTACAACGTGGAACACGCGGTAGACTACGTGGAGAGGGCCGTGTCTGACACCAAGAAAGCCGTCAAGTACCAGAGCAAGGCGCGCCGGGTCAGTAGCCCGGCCCTGCCCAAGCCCATGCCCCAGCACCCATTAGGGACTCCCAACCATCCTACATCCCTCCCCATCTCACCTCTCTCCCTGCTCTCGGGAGCTCCCCATGACAGCCCCCTCGAGGCCGTCACCTTCCCCTGCTTGGATCCCCGGCGACTGTCCAGCCCTCAGCCTTCGCCGTAG